ATGTTTGACACCAAGAATATTCTGTAAATGGTCATACAGCTGCATAATCAGAGAAGACAAATAAATCAAGTCATAAACACAAATCCCATGGGAGGCAgacaaaaaaacatatatatgGAATACAGTCTTTCACCATAACTAAAGAAAATGTCTCTCAGATCCAGTGAAAAACTTTAATTTAACTTAAGCTGTAAATCCCTCTATCAAAATTTGATTATACTACTTCGATTCAACAGCCAATTGACGCATTTTTGGAAAAAAATCAAAGAGATATATTTGTTTTTCTGAGAATAAATTCAGATGTTCAGAAATTACATGAAAAAACTCTTGTTGAAACTTTTAGATTGATGAATATACTTATAACCATAAGACAGACATCATTTTCTTTCTCGAGTTACGAAATAAGACAACCATTTTAAGACAGGGGGAGTATCAGATGTTAGATAGCATTAGAAATCTGCGGAACACAAAACAGTCAACGAATATCATACTTCTCAGATCACTATGAGAAAATGATATTACATTGTCCACCAAATCGAAAGGTTCAAAGATCAAGCACTTGCAGGATGTCTTAGAAACCAGCAAGAAATCAAAATACAAGATGTCAGGAGGGTGGAgatagtgggcgtttggacataagaattgtaaaatctCGGAAAAAAGTGGGGAAAAAATTCGAgtgaaaatagtatttgaaaattagagttgtgtttggacatgaatataattttggttgtttttgaatttttgtgagtgatctgaagtgagaatttaaaaaaaaaatagatttttggagtttttcaaatttcgaaaaattatgaaattcatcttcaagtgaaaatcgAAATTCATGGCCAAACACTTAACTTCGAAATAAAAATGAAACCTTTTTCGGAAAAAAGGAATCTTTTTTTATGGCCAAACGAGCCCTTAAACTCCTACTGCTTATATTCAATTGATAATTGCAAAGAGCTCCATTTTAAACATTTTTAATCTTGCAGCAACAAGTCAAATTATGTCAATCACCTAAAACTCTATAGACTCCACAAGAAAGAATCTTCTAACATTTTACGACCTTCACTTCCTTCTTTTTCTCTTGAATTTCTTCCTAAGCTCTCAATTTCTAGAATTCATTAACGTGCACTAATCATTGGCGAACTGAAAGATGCCAAAGATCATCACGCTACACACTCCAGCAGGCATTCAAGGAGGAGCAGAGAAGATTTGGCCTTTCAAAGCAAATCCTCTAACAAGTACAAGAAAATATCTTTCTACCATCTCCATTCAACGGTTTTGGACCTATGAATGATCATGAAACAGTGCGTAGGAGCTTATGCCGAGTCCTCCTTGGAATAAAAAGTAGAACATAATTTAAAACTGGAGTTACTAATTGTGATTCTGAAATAGTTTCCACTATTTGATACCTATACTTCATGATATAATATGTTATACACCACACAAGGAAAAGAATTCACAACCAGGATAAGAGAAATACCTCCCGGCATTTCTGCCCACAAAATGATGCAGATTGATCATTGGATATAGCAGATAAAGCATCCGTCTCCAAACTGCATGATTTGTGATCTGCAAAGGGAAATCTAAGAATCCAGCTCCAATGTAGAAGAGTTAATGTGACAAAAACTTCCAGAAAAGTACACTTTACATTTTTTCTCACAGAGGCTGCAAGAAAGAATTTCATTGACAGTTCTCTCACTAGCCTCCTCAGGAAATTCACAAGCAGCCCCACAAAATTTGCAAGTGCAATTTGGACAATGCCAATGTCCTGGAGGAAGCATCTGCACCAAGAGGAAGCATGTAAATGCCCAGCTGCTTAAAAATCAGAAACTTCCTTTATAGGATCAATTTGGCAAGCATGATAATAAAGATTTAGCAAAAATAGCTCATCCATCATCAGATTCACGTACATGATATAAGTAAATTACCAAAAGCATGTATGTTCAAATAAAAAACTCCACGTTTTGGGTTCGTCAATAAGTCTGGATGGAGATGGAACTTCCCTAAGAAACTAACATCctaataatttctttcacaagtAATTAACATCCTAAAAGTACTGTTCATTCTCATGGTAATTGCAATGCATTTTTGTCTTTCCATACTGTGGTTGACACAAATGAATAATTTTAAACAGTTTTTTAGATGGAGGGAATGGGATAGGATTAATCTGTGAAACAGTTCATTGATCAGTTTAACTGAAAAGCTTTGGTCAGAGGATGATCAGCTGACAGAGCTTACACTGAAGATCATGATTCATTGGTCAGAAGAATTGCCTAAAGTTAGTTTTATCCTTGATTGCCCTTTGTATCTTGGCtcctttcttttacttttttttttttggataaggTAAAGATAACCTGGCTCATTTCCAGTTTCTATTGCGTTCCTTAAGGAGTCCATGCGGGGTGGAAGAGGCAGGATCAAATTTAATGGTTAACTATACATGGACAATGAAGACAATACATTGCTAAGATGGATAGTGCAACCAGAAAAGTGCAAATCTGCTCCAAAGAAATATAGAAGGGCATGATGCAAGGCTTCAATAAATCCGTTATTTGCTTCTCTACATTTCTTTGGAGCAGATTGGCACTTTTAAGGTTGCACTATCCATCATGCAACAAAGGAAAACTATGACAGTATGGAGTAACAGTGATAGATATAAAATAGCAGTAAGATAAAGAGAGAATATTCTGATTGATACATACTTTTATGCCCAGACAGTTCTGATGGAAAGTTGATGGACAACCATCACAACAGATAAGGTCCCCACCATCACCACAGATACCACAAGCATCATCTTCGGGATCATCACCATCAATGCCTATACTGTAGAAATCCCGGTGATCAGATTCTTTTTGCCGATTCCACGTGTCAATTAAGCACTCTAGTAAGGTACCTCCGAACTCTAGAACTATGTTTTGAAATGGTTGATGCCGTTTACTTCCAGCATGGAGCTCAAATTTTGAAACTGGAAGGATTTTACTACAGCAACCACAGTGGACACCATCTTGTGTGACCCAACCTTCTAGTTTTACTCTAGTCCTTCTACGGTTCACATATTGAACCTTCTGTCCCAACTTCAATGTCCCGGAGTCAATCAACCAGGACAATAAGGTTCTTTTTCCAGTACATGGAACATAGCCATCACTATCTGAACTTCCCCTCTTGTCAGAATGACGGACCAGCAATGTACATCGCCCAATTAATTTACTTTTTCTTCCATGTATTGAATTAGAAGCAACTCCACCAGATGATTTTGCAACTGTATCCTGTTTAAGTCTCCTTACATTCAAATTGTCACTTGAATTATCCCCATTCTCCCGGTCTATTGCATGTAATTTGCCTTGCAGCAACTTATCTTTCTTCTTTATATAGCTACCGAGCCTCTCCTCATGCTGAAGAGTGTCTGTGCCCAACGAAGACTCCCTCACAGAAGTCTTTTTACGATCTTCTCTCTTGCCAtcatcttttctcttctttttcatttctttctcaATCTTTTTCCGTGTTTGCCTGGTAAGTTTATTAATTAAATCATCTGATATTGGAGCATATGAACAAGAGCTGCCATCAGGTTTACTTTTACCTGAATCTACCTCAGATCGTTTTTGAAATGCCTCATAGGCCTTAATTATTGACCAATAGGATGTTCCACTAGGATTAGTGTACACTGCATCCAGATAGTCTCTATTCTTTCTTGGTCTATAATCAATGGTCCATCCAGCTTCAAGGAGCATTCCCCTTATTCGCTCTCGCAACTGCTGCTTCTCAGTGCTCCCACCTCGTTTCACTTTTCCGTCTTTGCTTTTAGCAGGAATAACATCTTCAGATGCTAAGGACCTGCTTTCTTCCTTTAGCACCCCCATTGCTGAGCTAGCAGGCACTGAACTAGGCGGTGCCAACTTAAGTGACGTATCAGTCTCATCTTTTTCAGAGGCTACTGAACGGATGATTTTACCCAACAAAGGTTTTTCCAGTTTCAGCTCATTTTTCTCTGTTTTAACAGACAAAGGTTGCTTTTCCGGGTGTTTAGAACCTGAGTAAAAGGACGGATGGACTAGTAAATTCCTCTTGACAACATCTGCCGACTGAGAACCTTTTCTATTTTCTATTTCCGCAGGATCAAAATCCTTGTGCATTAAGtcaatcttcttcttcttattcaaCATAACCTTTAATACCCCATTTTTCCCTTGCAATCTGATTGCTTCATGAGTGGCTTCTCTGGTCAATGAAATGGGCATACGCACTTCACCCTCTAACAAATCATACCTTCTCGTAAAGCCATTGTCATCGCCCTTCATCCTACTACCTGAAAAACTACTTGAACTATCCATACATGAAAGCTTCCTCTTCTCAGCCATCACACTCCCAGACCCACTCCCGAACTCTCTACAACTCCCTCTTCTTTCAATCATGTTCGATCTGACATCACTGTACCCATTCAATTGCCTTTTCACATCACATTCTTCGTACTCATTTAAATCAAGCAAATCCGCATTCCTAACAAATTCTCCATCTCTAACACAACTTTTTCCATAAACAACAGAACCATTACGGAATTTTTGACCATTTTTTCTCCGAATTGACTCTGATATCTCATCACCACacccatccaattgccttttcaCATCACGTTCTTCGTACTCGTTTAAATCTATCAAAGCCGCATTCCTACCAAATTCTCCATCTCTAACACAACTTTTTCCATAAACAACAGAACCATTACGAAAATTTTGACCAGTTTTTCTCCGAATTGACTCTGATATCTCATAACTATACCCATTCAATTGCCTTTTCACATCACATTCTTCGTACTCATTAAGATCAAGCAAATTCACATTCCTACCAAATTCTCCTTCTCTAACACCACTTTTTCCATAACCATTACTAAAAAATTGACCATTTTTCCTCCGAATTGACTCCGATAACTCATCATTCGACACGTGATCATTCATAACAAACCTTGGCCTCTTCTTCACCATTTTGTCATCTTtctttttaataattaaacaacCAGAAGAGCTTTTTTTCTTCAATACACCCCCTCCTGATCTCACACTATCCTCCATGTTAAACTAAATCTCACAATTACAACACAAAGTCACATTTAAATATCACCAAAATTCTTCATAACTCCAAATTATACCTTCAGTTATTCAACATTAGTAGATCTGAAGCATAACAAAAAAAATCCCAACCTTAGATACAAAGCAGCAGAAAATTTTCAATTTGGCGATTAATATATTCAGAATTGAGTGAATTGAACGAGATAAAACAAAAATCAGCGATCATTACCTGGACGGAAAGTTTCGGCGATCTGTCAATTTCACCGGAAAAGTGATGAAATTGATCGTTAAAGTTTTTTTTCCGGCGAAAAAATCGAACCAGCaaatagaaaaagagaaagaaaaaaaaattggtttGGTTTTCACTTTCTGGGTTTGGTTGTATATATGAAcaaaatacttttttttaa
This genomic stretch from Nicotiana sylvestris chromosome 9, ASM39365v2, whole genome shotgun sequence harbors:
- the LOC104241474 gene encoding increased DNA methylation 1, yielding MEDSVRSGGGVLKKKSSSGCLIIKKKDDKMVKKRPRFVMNDHVSNDELSESIRRKNGQFFSNGYGKSGVREGEFGRNVNLLDLNEYEECDVKRQLNGYSYEISESIRRKTGQNFRNGSVVYGKSCVRDGEFGRNAALIDLNEYEERDVKRQLDGCGDEISESIRRKNGQKFRNGSVVYGKSCVRDGEFVRNADLLDLNEYEECDVKRQLNGYSDVRSNMIERRGSCREFGSGSGSVMAEKRKLSCMDSSSSFSGSRMKGDDNGFTRRYDLLEGEVRMPISLTREATHEAIRLQGKNGVLKVMLNKKKKIDLMHKDFDPAEIENRKGSQSADVVKRNLLVHPSFYSGSKHPEKQPLSVKTEKNELKLEKPLLGKIIRSVASEKDETDTSLKLAPPSSVPASSAMGVLKEESRSLASEDVIPAKSKDGKVKRGGSTEKQQLRERIRGMLLEAGWTIDYRPRKNRDYLDAVYTNPSGTSYWSIIKAYEAFQKRSEVDSGKSKPDGSSCSYAPISDDLINKLTRQTRKKIEKEMKKKRKDDGKREDRKKTSVRESSLGTDTLQHEERLGSYIKKKDKLLQGKLHAIDRENGDNSSDNLNVRRLKQDTVAKSSGGVASNSIHGRKSKLIGRCTLLVRHSDKRGSSDSDGYVPCTGKRTLLSWLIDSGTLKLGQKVQYVNRRRTRVKLEGWVTQDGVHCGCCSKILPVSKFELHAGSKRHQPFQNIVLEFGGTLLECLIDTWNRQKESDHRDFYSIGIDGDDPEDDACGICGDGGDLICCDGCPSTFHQNCLGIKMLPPGHWHCPNCTCKFCGAACEFPEEASERTVNEILSCSLCEKKYHKSCSLETDALSAISNDQSASFCGQKCRELYDHLQNILGVKHELEAGFSWSLIQRTDLDSDISRCPFPQRVECNSKLAVAVAVIDECFLPFVDRRSGINIIHNVLYNTGSNLSRLNFRGFYTALLERGDEIISVASIRIRGTQLAEMPFIGTRNIYRRQGMCRRLLSAIETVLSTLKVEKLIIPAISEHPHNWTKVFGFEELEESNKQEMKSINMLVFPGTDMLQKKMLMEDMQEACDLQHSHPPPPALVEKADQESSIRHDRHLHDGVCVSIVEKTDDGFGPMDSGSPASAVHLSASTVVRAQGDCCESDIQISSTEAEKNFTESATNLMLSSPSGASNGSPDTEDAALGPANIAVNSGIEPINQKV